From Salvia splendens isolate huo1 chromosome 3, SspV2, whole genome shotgun sequence, a single genomic window includes:
- the LOC121794935 gene encoding F-box/FBD/LRR-repeat protein At1g13570-like isoform X1, whose translation MIEAEKDSARDLISDLPDSIIETILTKLPIKDVVRTSILSTRWRYRWASITNLVFDDRGVAEYDEIVHFIQKFLLLHDGPIHKFSVQSSYMRGSAEVDQWFLFLSRREVKELIIELGEDEWFRAHSSLFSFKHLTRLELVHCELCPPPDFKGFMWLKHIDFQQVVFPQDDYDRLIAVCPLLETLTLSSYDSIELTIHAPNLKYLTVDGEFMELCLAHTPLLVSANINLYMSDHIVEHLEQSSSCNLDKFLGGAAKLERLVGKVYFVKFVSVGIGHGRRLMTYHHLKYIELYEVSFEDLKEVLVVLQLIVNSPLLKTLQVSVSTASRTKVEPEDLQFWDKNAFDGATLHELKTVKLSDVSGMPVEMGFIKFLLEHSPCLEEMTIRPTNMTDASVSMLVELASFRRASPQASVVFIHDPM comes from the exons ATGATTGAAGCAGAAAAGGATTCGGCGCGGGATTTGATTAGTGATTTGCCAGATAGCATTATAGAAACCATACTCACAAAGCTTCCAATCAAGGATGTTGTGAGAACAAGCATCTTATCTACAAGGTGGAGGTATAGATGGGCCTCAATAACCAATCTCGTGTTTGATGACAGAGGTGTGGCCGAGTATGATGAAATTGTGCATTTTATACAGAAGTTTTTGCTTCTTCATGATGGTCCGATTCACAAGTTTTCTGTCCAGTCTTCTTATATGCGCGGCTCGGCTGAAGTTGATCAGTGGTTTCTCTTTCTCTCGAGGAGagaggtcaaagagttgatcaTTGAATTAGGAGAGGACGAGTGGTTTAGGGCGCACTCAAGCCTTTTCTCTTTCAAACATCTGACACGCTTGGAGCTTGTTCATTGTGAGTTGTGCCCTCCGCCTGATTTCAAAGGATTCATGTGGTTGAAACACATTGATTTTCAGCAGGTTGTGTTCCCGCAAGATGATTATGATCGCCTCATTGCGGTTTGCCCCCTCCTTGAGACTCTGACGCTGTCTTCCTATGATAGCATAGAATTGACTATCCATGCTCCAAACCTCAAGTACTTGACTGTGGATGGTGAATTTATGGAattatgccttgcacacaccCCACTTCTGGTTTCTGCGAATATCAATCTGTATATGAGTGATCATATTGTTGAGCACTTGGAACAAAGCTCGAGCTGCAATTTAGACAAGTTTCTTGGTGGTGCTGCCAAGCTCGAGAGGCTGGTTGGGAAGGTGTACTTTGTCAAG TTTGTGAGCGTAGGTATTGGCCATGGACGTAGACTAATGACTTATCACCATTTGAAGTATATCGAGTTATATGAAGTTAGCTTTGAAGACCTTAAGGAAGTATTGGTTGTGCTTCAACTGATTGTAAATTCTCCTCTTTTGAAGACGCTACAGGTCTCA GTTTCTACAGCCTCTCGCACAAAAGTTGAGCCCGAGGACTTGCAGTTCTGGGATAAGAACGCATTTGATGGTGCAACGTTGCATGAGTTGAAGACCGTGAAGTTGAGTGATGTGTCTGGTATGCCCGTTGAAATGGGGTTTATCAAGTTTTTGCTTGAACATTCACCCTGTCTTGAAGAAATGACTATTAGACCTACTAACATGACAGATGCAAGTGTGTCTATGTTAGTTGAGTTGGCGAGCTTTCGACGCGCTTCTCCACAAGCATCTGTTGTTTTCATTCATGATCCAATGTGA
- the LOC121794935 gene encoding F-box/FBD/LRR-repeat protein At1g13570-like isoform X2, with the protein MIEAEKDSARDLISDLPDSIIETILTKLPIKDVVRTSILSTRWRYRWASITNLVFDDRGVAEYDEIVHFIQKFLLLHDGPIHKFSVQSSYMRGSAEVDQWFLFLSRREVKELIIELGEDEWFRAHSSLFSFKHLTRLELVHCELCPPPDFKGFMWLKHIDFQQVVFPQDDYDRLIAVCPLLETLTLSSYDSIELTIHAPNLKYLTVDGEFMELCLAHTPLLVSANINLYMSDHIVEHLEQSSSCNLDKFLGGAAKLERLVGKVYFVKFVSVGIGHGRRLMTYHHLKYIELYEVSFEDLKEVLVVLQLIVNSPLLKTLQVSTASRTKVEPEDLQFWDKNAFDGATLHELKTVKLSDVSGMPVEMGFIKFLLEHSPCLEEMTIRPTNMTDASVSMLVELASFRRASPQASVVFIHDPM; encoded by the exons ATGATTGAAGCAGAAAAGGATTCGGCGCGGGATTTGATTAGTGATTTGCCAGATAGCATTATAGAAACCATACTCACAAAGCTTCCAATCAAGGATGTTGTGAGAACAAGCATCTTATCTACAAGGTGGAGGTATAGATGGGCCTCAATAACCAATCTCGTGTTTGATGACAGAGGTGTGGCCGAGTATGATGAAATTGTGCATTTTATACAGAAGTTTTTGCTTCTTCATGATGGTCCGATTCACAAGTTTTCTGTCCAGTCTTCTTATATGCGCGGCTCGGCTGAAGTTGATCAGTGGTTTCTCTTTCTCTCGAGGAGagaggtcaaagagttgatcaTTGAATTAGGAGAGGACGAGTGGTTTAGGGCGCACTCAAGCCTTTTCTCTTTCAAACATCTGACACGCTTGGAGCTTGTTCATTGTGAGTTGTGCCCTCCGCCTGATTTCAAAGGATTCATGTGGTTGAAACACATTGATTTTCAGCAGGTTGTGTTCCCGCAAGATGATTATGATCGCCTCATTGCGGTTTGCCCCCTCCTTGAGACTCTGACGCTGTCTTCCTATGATAGCATAGAATTGACTATCCATGCTCCAAACCTCAAGTACTTGACTGTGGATGGTGAATTTATGGAattatgccttgcacacaccCCACTTCTGGTTTCTGCGAATATCAATCTGTATATGAGTGATCATATTGTTGAGCACTTGGAACAAAGCTCGAGCTGCAATTTAGACAAGTTTCTTGGTGGTGCTGCCAAGCTCGAGAGGCTGGTTGGGAAGGTGTACTTTGTCAAG TTTGTGAGCGTAGGTATTGGCCATGGACGTAGACTAATGACTTATCACCATTTGAAGTATATCGAGTTATATGAAGTTAGCTTTGAAGACCTTAAGGAAGTATTGGTTGTGCTTCAACTGATTGTAAATTCTCCTCTTTTGAAGACGCTACAG GTTTCTACAGCCTCTCGCACAAAAGTTGAGCCCGAGGACTTGCAGTTCTGGGATAAGAACGCATTTGATGGTGCAACGTTGCATGAGTTGAAGACCGTGAAGTTGAGTGATGTGTCTGGTATGCCCGTTGAAATGGGGTTTATCAAGTTTTTGCTTGAACATTCACCCTGTCTTGAAGAAATGACTATTAGACCTACTAACATGACAGATGCAAGTGTGTCTATGTTAGTTGAGTTGGCGAGCTTTCGACGCGCTTCTCCACAAGCATCTGTTGTTTTCATTCATGATCCAATGTGA
- the LOC121794935 gene encoding F-box/FBD/LRR-repeat protein At1g13570-like isoform X3 produces the protein MIEAEKDSARDLISDLPDSIIETILTKLPIKDVVRTSILSTRWRYRWASITNLVFDDRGVAEYDEIVHFIQKFLLLHDGPIHKFSVQSSYMRGSAEVDQWFLFLSRREVKELIIELGEDEWFRAHSSLFSFKHLTRLELVHCELCPPPDFKGFMWLKHIDFQQVVFPQDDYDRLIAVCPLLETLTLSSYDSIELTIHAPNLKYLTVDGEFMELCLAHTPLLVSANINLYMSDHIVEHLEQSSSCNLDKFLGGAAKLERLVGKVYFVKFVSVGIGHGRRLMTYHHLKYIELYEVSFEDLKEVLVVLQLIVNSPLLKTLQPLAQKLSPRTCSSGIRTHLMVQRCMS, from the exons ATGATTGAAGCAGAAAAGGATTCGGCGCGGGATTTGATTAGTGATTTGCCAGATAGCATTATAGAAACCATACTCACAAAGCTTCCAATCAAGGATGTTGTGAGAACAAGCATCTTATCTACAAGGTGGAGGTATAGATGGGCCTCAATAACCAATCTCGTGTTTGATGACAGAGGTGTGGCCGAGTATGATGAAATTGTGCATTTTATACAGAAGTTTTTGCTTCTTCATGATGGTCCGATTCACAAGTTTTCTGTCCAGTCTTCTTATATGCGCGGCTCGGCTGAAGTTGATCAGTGGTTTCTCTTTCTCTCGAGGAGagaggtcaaagagttgatcaTTGAATTAGGAGAGGACGAGTGGTTTAGGGCGCACTCAAGCCTTTTCTCTTTCAAACATCTGACACGCTTGGAGCTTGTTCATTGTGAGTTGTGCCCTCCGCCTGATTTCAAAGGATTCATGTGGTTGAAACACATTGATTTTCAGCAGGTTGTGTTCCCGCAAGATGATTATGATCGCCTCATTGCGGTTTGCCCCCTCCTTGAGACTCTGACGCTGTCTTCCTATGATAGCATAGAATTGACTATCCATGCTCCAAACCTCAAGTACTTGACTGTGGATGGTGAATTTATGGAattatgccttgcacacaccCCACTTCTGGTTTCTGCGAATATCAATCTGTATATGAGTGATCATATTGTTGAGCACTTGGAACAAAGCTCGAGCTGCAATTTAGACAAGTTTCTTGGTGGTGCTGCCAAGCTCGAGAGGCTGGTTGGGAAGGTGTACTTTGTCAAG TTTGTGAGCGTAGGTATTGGCCATGGACGTAGACTAATGACTTATCACCATTTGAAGTATATCGAGTTATATGAAGTTAGCTTTGAAGACCTTAAGGAAGTATTGGTTGTGCTTCAACTGATTGTAAATTCTCCTCTTTTGAAGACGCTACAG CCTCTCGCACAAAAGTTGAGCCCGAGGACTTGCAGTTCTGGGATAAGAACGCATTTGATGGTGCAACGTTGCATGAGTTGA
- the LOC121794936 gene encoding S-adenosylmethionine decarboxylase proenzyme-like: MALTASAIGFEGFEKRLEISFFEPSIFADPEGNGLRSLSKSQIDEILQPAECTIVDSLSNEHVDSYVLSESSLFVYPYKIIIKTCGTTKLLLSIPPILKLAGLLSLSVQDVKYTRGSFIFPGAQSFPHRSFSEEVSVLDGYFGKLGSSGSKAYVMGSSDKQQQWHIYSASAGPSVADNPVYTLEMCMTGLDREKAAVFFKNESNAAAVMTNTSGIRNILPKSRICDFEFEPCGYSMNSIEGDSVSTIHITPEDGFSYASFEAAGYDLKSMNLGALVERVLACFEPKEFSVSVHAQYGAELFEEICFPELKCYNGGERSVEDLGAGGAITYQKFVRSVSCGSPRSTLKCFRDEDDEEEERE; the protein is encoded by the coding sequence ATGGCTTTAACTGCTTCTGCAATAGGGTTTGAAGGTTTTGAAAAAAGACTAGAAATCTCATTTTTTGAACCAAGCATCTTTGCTGATCCTGAGGGTAATGGGCTCCGTTCTCTTTCAAAATCCCAAATTGATGAAATTTTACAACCTGCTGAATGCACCATTGTTGATTCATTGTCAAATGAGCATGTGGATTCATATGTCCTCTCTGAGTCCAGCCTTTTCGTTTATCCCTATAAGATCATCATCAAAACCTGTGGGACAACGAAATTGCTTCTGTCGATCCCTCCCATACTCAAGCTGGCTGGGCTCCTTtctctttctgttcaagatGTGAAGTACACACGTGGAAGCTTCATCTTTCCTGGAGCTCAATCATTCCCGCATCGCTCCTTCTCTGAGGAAGTTTCTGTCCTTGATGGCTATTTTGGAAAGCTTGGTTCAAGCGGAAGCAAAGCCTATGTTATGGGAAGCTCTGATAAGCAACAGCAATGGCACATTTATTCTGCTAGTGCCGGTCCCAGCGTAGCTGATAATCCTGTATACACACTGGAGATGTGCATGACTGGGTTAGACAGGGAGAAAGCTGCTGTCTTCTTCAAGAATGAGTCCAATGCTGCAGCTGTGATGACCAACACGTCTGGCATAAGAAACATCCTCCCAAAATCACGCATTTGTGACTTCGAGTTCGAGCCCTGTGGTTATTCTATGAACTCAATTGAAGGTGATTCTGTGTCAACTATTCATATTACTCCTGAAGATGGCTTCAGTTACGCGAGCTTTGAAGCAGCGGGCTATGACTTGAAAAGTATGAATCTTGGTGCTCTGGTTGAGAGGGTATTGGCTTGTTTTGAGCCAAAAGAGTTTTCTGTATCTGTGCATGCTCAATATGGCGCTGAGTTGTTTGAGGAGATCTGTTTCCCGGAGTTGAAGTGTTACAATGGTGGAGAGAGAAGCGTTGAGGATCTGGGTGCTGGTGGTGCGATCACTTATCAGAAATTTGTGAGGTCTGTATCATGTGGATCTCCGAGGTCCACTCTGAAATGTTTCAGAGATGAAgacgacgaagaagaagaaagggagTAG
- the LOC121794933 gene encoding uncharacterized protein LOC121794933, translating into MDDVITDIPPPSRLLLEDLNNFTPPPPSLPSPFLVFSCADSKKNFSPSLLLIAMSSPSLHLLHHLSSKNLIGTLILPEIPLAGNSVEPSLRNKSCNIYALNEADKMIMIVLVQYSVTSERANAVARLLIGEKITPQRVLILDSVQSHNFRGRLSPDETIAFKLETSLERKQSDGNASFVKGMDYYPSGSMVDGLAAALLSRCQLKKIKGTLCVSWPDFGTPVMSLIKSLLVGNVLSGVNYTIDENYEDAYLKLSRRKDRTDSDLYT; encoded by the coding sequence ATGGACGATGTGATAACAGACATTCCACCTCCTTCAAGACTTCTTTTGGAAGATCTAAACAACTTcactccaccaccaccttcGCTTCCATCTCCGTTTTTGGTGTTTTCATGTGCTGATTCAAAAAAAAACTTCTCCCCCTCACTTCTCCTCATTGCCATGTCTTCCCCATCTCTTCACCTCTTACACCACTTGTCCTCCAAAAATCTCATTGGGACACTTATTCTCCCCGAGATCCCTTTAGCTGGAAACTCTGTTGAGCCTTCACTTCGAAACAAATCATGCAACATATATGCCCTCAAtgaagctgataaaatgatcaTGATCGTCCTGGTCCAGTACTCTGTTACTTCAGAGAGAGCTAATGCAGTGGCTAGGTTGTTGATTGGTGAAAAGATCACACCTCAGAGGGTTTTGATTCTGGATTCTGTTCAAAGCCACAATTTTCGTGGCAGGCTATCTCCTGACGAGACCATTGCCTTCAAGCTGGAGACGTCACTGGAAAGAAAACAATCTGATGGCAATGCTTCTTTCGTCAAAGGTATGGATTACTATCCATCAGGAAGCATGGTAGATGGCTTGGCTGCTGCTCTGTTGAGTCGATGCCAACTGAAGAAGATCAAGGGAACTTTATGCGTTTCGTGGCCTGATTTTGGTACTCCAGTGATGTCCCTGATCAAGTCTCTCTTGGTCGGGAATGTCTTATCAGGCGTAAACTACACCATTGATGAGAACTATGAGGACGCGTATCTGAAGCTGAGCCGGAGAAAGGATCGCACTGATTCCGACCTGTATACGTGA
- the LOC121794934 gene encoding protein NSP-INTERACTING KINASE 2-like, with the protein MEKTVFLFLAFFCFWSSSIAMLTPNGVNLEVVALMDIKKSLVDPHGVLNWDENAADPCAFSMVNCVQNNAAILAIPSQSLSGKISRSIGNLTHLTSLLLQGNNITGEIPPELGELPKLQQLDLSDNLLTGEIPPSLSHLRSLGYMRLNNNSLTGTIPQELGNMTQLKFLDLSFNNLSGPVPKLLATTFNVLGNPMICATGKEPDCNVTVPMPLSFSQIPQPSSSSSDSHRVALALGSSLGCICLLVLGFGFLLWWRHKHNKQIFFDFHEQHEDVCLGNLKRFQFRELQSATHSFSSKHLIGKGGFGNVYKGCLPDGSVVAVKRLNDGNNRGGEIQFQTEVEMISLAVHRHLLRLYGFCITPTERLLVYPYMSNGSVASRLKGKPSLDWSTRKRIALGAARGLLYLHEQCDPKIIHRDVKAANILLDDYFEAVVGDFGLAKLLDHRDSHVTTAVRGTVGHIAPEYLSTGQSSDKTDVFGFGILLLELITGQRALEFGKAANQKGAMLDWVKKIHQEKKLDMLVDKDLKSNYDRIELDEMVQVALLCTQYLPLHRPKMSEVVRMLEGDGLAEKWEASQRAETTRCRANDFSASQRYSDLTDDSSILVQAMELSEPR; encoded by the exons ATGGAAAAAACTGTTTTCTTGTTTCTGGCTTTCTTCTGTTTCTGGTCTTCTTCCATTGCTATGCTCACACCAAATGGTGTCAACTTAGAAG tGGTGGCTTTGATGGATATAAAGAAGTCTCTGGTTGATCCTCATGGAGTTCTGAACTGGGATGAGAATGCTGCTGATCCATGTGCCTTTTCTATGGTTAACTGTGTCCAAAATAATGCTGCCATACT AGCAATACCCAGCCAAAGTTTGTCAGGGAAAATATCAAGAAGTATTGGGAACTTGACACACCTCACAAGTCT GCTGTTGCAGGGCAATAACATAACTGGGGAAATACCTCCTGAGTTGGGAGAGCTCCCTAAGCTTCAACAACTTGATCTCTCAGATAATTTGCTCACAGGAGAGATACCTCCTTCTTTATCCCACCTAAGAAGCCTTGGATACAT GAGGTTGAACAATAACAGTCTGACTGGAACTATTCCTCAGGAATTGGGAAACATGACACAGCTGAAATTTTT GGATTTGTCATTCAATAATTTGAGTGGGCCAGTGCCAAAACTTCTTGCAACAACATTCAA TGTTTTGGGAAATCCTATGATATGTGCAACTGGCAAGGAGCCAGACTGCAATGTTACTGTACCAAtgcctctctctttctctcaga TTCCTCAGCCATCATCATCGAGCTCGGATAGCCACAGAGTCGCGCTCGCCCTTGGTTCGAGCCTCGGCTGCATCTGCCTACTGGTTCTTGGATTTGGCTTCCTGCTGTGGTGGAGGCACAAGCACAACAAGCAGATATTCTTTGATTTTCATG AACAACATGAAGATGTGTGCCTAGGCAACCTAAAAAGGTTCCAATTCAGAGAGCTCCAATCTGCAACACACAGCTTCAGCAGCAAACACTTGATAGGAAAAGGCGGTTTTGGCAACGTTTACAAGGGGTGCCTCCCCGATGGCTCAGTCGTGGCTGTGAAGAGGCTCAACGATGGCAACAACAGAGGCGGAGAGATTCAGTTCCAGACAGAAGTGGAGATGATCAGCCTAGCTGTCCATAGGCACCTCCTCCGCCTCTACGGGTTCTGTATCACCCCAACGGAGAGGCTCCTCGTCTATCCCTACATGTCCAATGGAAGCGTAGCTTCGCGCCTCAAAG GGAAACCATCATTGGATTGGAGTACAAGAAAAAGGATAGCTTTGGGGGCAGCAAGGGGTTTGCTATACCTCCACGAGCAATGTGATCCGAAGATCATTCACAGAGACGTCAAGGCGGCTAACATACTACTTGATGACTACTTTGAGGCAGTGGTGGGTGATTTCGGGCTAGCAAAGCTTCTTGATCACCGCGATTCACACGTTACCACAGCTGTCCGTGGCACAGTCGGGCACATAGCACCAGAGTACTTGTCCACAGGCCAATCCTCTGACAAAACAGATGTTTTTGGATTCGGGATTCTTCTGCTAGAACTCATCACTGGCCAAAGGGCACTTGAATTTGGCAAAGCGGCAAACCAGAAAGGAGCCATGCTTGATTGG GTGAAGAAGATCCATCAAGAAAAGAAGCTAGACATGCTAGTGGACAAGGATCTGAAGAGCAACTATGACCGGATTGAGCTGGATGAGATGGTGCAGGTGGCCTTGCTGTGCACCCAATACCTCCCCTTGCATAGGCCGAAGATGTCGGAAGTGGTGAGGATGCTGGAAGGAGACGGGCTGGCAGAGAAATGGGAGGCGTCGCAGAGAGCAGAGACAACTAGGTGCAGGGCTAATGACTTCTCAGCTTCCCAGAGATACTCTGATCTTACAGATGATTCATCGATACTGGTTCAGGCGATGGAGCTCTCTGAACCTAGATGA
- the LOC121794932 gene encoding peroxidase 11-like, producing the protein MYLYNTCSKGFLDNLCVSLKPFNKIRFSKKMAAFLHSKGLILRLIVILALSIIALHASEPPLTLDYYKSTCPSMLEVVRKEMECVVLSDPRNAALILRLHFHDCFVQGCDASVLLDDTITLQGEKRASNNIHALKGFRIIDRIKNRLESDCPDTVSCADILTIAARDAVILVGGPYWPVPLGRKDSKTAGYALSDANLPTADDGLLSIISKFIYQGLSVTDMVALSGAHTIGMARCVNFRDRIYGDFSTTAGTNPASKSYLSKLKSVCSPIKGSSDQNESAIDYVTPNLFDNSYYQMLLRGEGLINSDQELYSSVLAVETKKLVQKYAENAVAFFEQFAESMVKMGNITNADTYTNGEVRRNCRFVNT; encoded by the exons ATGTACTTATATAACACATGCTCAAAAGGCTTTCTTGACAATCTCTGTGTCTCTCTGAAACCATTCAACAAAATCAGATTTAGCAAGAAAATGGCTGCTTTTCTTCACTCAAAAGGGCTCATTCTGCGACTGATCGTCATCTTGGCTCTTAGTATAATAGCCTTGCACGCAAGTGAGCCGCCTCTAACCTTAGATTACTACAAATCAACGTGCCCCTCCATGCTTGAAGTAGTCCGGAAAGAAATGGAATGCGTGGTGCTCTCTGATCCGCGCAATGCAGCCTTGATCCTACGATTGCATTTCCACGACTGCTTCGTTCAG GGGTGTGATGCATCAGTGCTGCTGGATGACACAATCACACTTCAGGGTGAGAAGAGGGCATCCAACAACATACATGCCTTGAAGGGGTTCAGAATCATTGACAGAATCAAGAACAGGCTCGAGTCCGACTGCCCTGACACGGTCTCCTGTGCTGACATCCTCACCATTGCTGCTAGGGATGCAGTCATCTTG GTTGGTGGACCTTACTGGCCTGTTCCACTAGGCAGGAAGGACTCAAAAACTGCAGGCTATGCTCTCAGTGATGCTAACCTTCCCACCGCAGACGACGGCCTTCTCTCCATTATCTCAAAGTTCATCTATCAAGGCCTCTCTGTCACTGACATGGTTGCTCTTTCTG GGGCTCATACAATCGGCATGGCGCGTTGCGTGAACTTCAGGGACAGAATCTATGGAGACTTCTCTACAACTGCAGGAACAAATCCAGCCTCAAAGAGCTATCTGAGCAAACTGAAATCAGTGTGCTCACCTATCAAGGGATCATCGGACCAGAACGAATCAGCCATAGACTACGTCACGCCCAATCTGTTCGACAACTCCTACTACCAGATGCTGCTTAGGGGAGAAGGGCTGATCAATTCGGATCAAGAACTTTACTCTAGTGTTCTAGCAGTTGAGACCAAGAAACTTGTCCAAAAATATGCTGAAAATGCAGTTGCCTTCTTCGAACAATTCGCCGAATCTATGGTGAAAATGGGGAATATAACGAATGCAGACACTTATACTAATGGAGAAGTGAGGAGGAACTGCAGATTTGTCAACACTTGA